Genomic window (Leishmania infantum JPCM5 genome chromosome 27):
CAAGGCCGAGGTCGAAGCTCTGGAAGCGCAGCTCCTTGCCCGCGCGGATGAGTTGGCACGGGCCCGACTTGCGGGCGACCGCGCATATCTTGCGCCGGAGCCAGCGGGGATTCCTCTAGAGCTTGtgccgctggacgaggatgCCGAGTTCTgcgcgaaggaggcgcagcgtgcgGAGCTGAAAGAGAACGGGAAGGCCGACCGGAGCGGCATAGCGCTCAGGGAGACGGAGCTGAACGCGCGTGCCGTAGAggttgcgcagcagctgaaggatGGGGAGCGTGGCAAGCTCCTGGCCGCCTCGTACGAGGGCATACCGACGTCTGAGCTGCCACTCGACACGGATGCCGCTTTCCACGAGATGGAGGTGGAATGGCTGAGGCTGAAGGTAATGGATAGGCAACCTAATGGGGCAACGAAGAGCAGCCTTCATGCTGCACTAAATCGCAGGGCAGCGGATTTGGCGCGTAGTCTTCGCGTTGCCGACCTCTCTTCTGTTGAGGCCGCTCCTCTTGGACTTTCGAAGGAGTTGCTGGATTTGCACAATGacagtgtgtgtgcggtgctcATCaaggaggtgcggcagctccgccagaATGCTGTAGGCAACACTGCCGTTCTCCGGGAAAAGGAGTCGGCGTTGAATGACCGTGCCTTCGAGGTGGCGCGGAGGTTGCTGTCCGGCGACCGGTTGAGCTATCTTGGCCCCAAGCCGCTCAGCATTCTGCTGGAGCATATTCCGCTTGACGAGGATGATGTATTCCATGCCttggaggtggagcggagCATGATGAAGGTTACTGACCCGGCCaacagcgtcgctgctgtgcggAAGGCAGAGAACATGCTGAAGGACCGCGCGTGCCAGCTGGCGGAGTTGGTGATGAAGGAAGATCTTGCCAACTTCCCTCCCAACTACCATGGCATCTGCACGAAGGATCTGAAGCCGCACTTCGATCGCCTCTTCAGTGAGGCAGCCGAGAAGCGTCGCGCCGGCATGCGCGACCGGACCATCACATTTAAGGAGAACCTTGAGCAAATCATGGACGACCGTCTGAACGAGCTTGCGCTGGAGCGGAAGGAAGGTGAGCTGTACTTCATTGACCCCAACCCAGAgggtgtgccgctgccagagctgccgctgagcaCCGACAAGGCCTTCAATGACCTGCGGCAGGGGCGACAGGAGCTTAAGGAAAGCGACCCAATGGAAAACCGGAAGGCCATTGCTGGTCTAGAGGATGAGATGAACAGAAGAGCGGCGGAGCTTGCTCGCAGTGTGCTGAGTAGCGACTTGGACGGCTTGGACAAGCTTCCATTGGGTATTCCGCTGGACCTGTTGAAACCGCGCCAAGACGCCGAAGTGGTGCGGCTAATCGAAGAGCTGCGGCGGTCGAAGCGGCTGCCACAGCTGAAGCACAAtgtcgcggagctgcaggcaAAGCTGAACGAGCGCGTACACGAGCTtgccacggcggcgctggaagAAGGGCGTGATGCATACCTCGACCCCCACCCTGAAGGGGTGCCGCGTGAGATACTGCCGCTGCGTACTGACGCCGTGTTCCAaaaggaggtgcagcgggcaATTCTGCGTCTGCAGGACCCCGCCAAGCACGCTGGTGCTATAGCGCATCTGGAGAGCGAGCTCAAGGCTTGCGTGAAAGAGTTGGCACTTGCgcagaaggaggaggaccTGCGCGGTCTGGATCAGCAACCCCACGACCTGCCGCTGACActcctgcagccgcaccaggACGCCCAGCTCGGGAAGATGATAGATGAGCTGCGCTGGCTGAAGGCGTCGGAAGGCGATCAGCACATTGCGGTAAAGGAGGTGCAGTCTCGCATGAACGACCGTTGCTACGCGATGGCAGACAGTGCCATGAAGGGCGACCGCTGTTACCTGGATCCGAAGCCGGAGAAGGTGCCACTCAGGCGCCTGCCGCTCGACACGGATGCCGCCTTCCACGCTCTTGAGGTGGAGCGGGCAAAGCTGAAGCTGACAGACCCCAGGAAGAACGAGCACAAAATCGCCGGCTTGGAGGCTCAACTGAACAGCCGCGCAGCGGAGCTGGCCAGGGCTGTGAAGAAGGCAGATCTCAAGTCGGTGGAACAGACACCGCGCGGTATCCCGTTGGAGCTACTGAACCTGCATGAGGACCCCACGTTTAGTGCGTTGATtgcggagaaggagcagctgcCCGAGGGTCACAGCGCAGATTTGGCCGCCAGGCTGCTCAGCTCGATGAACGAATGCGCGATGAAGGCAGCCGACAAGCTTCTCCGTGGCGACCGCGGTTACCTCGATCAGGACCCGGAGGGTCTGCCTCTTGGGCATCTGCCTCTTGACACCGACACGGCCTTCCATgagatggaggtggagcgggcACTTTTGAAGGCGCGCGATCCTGTCAAGAACTCCTCCACCATAAAGGACCTCGAGGCCCAACTAAACAAACGCGCGCACGATCTGGCGAATGCGGCACTCGCGATGGATCGTGGCTACCTCAGCCCGAGGCCGGAAGGTGTGTCGATCGAGGAGCTGCCACTCTTCACGGACAGCAAGTTCCACtcgctggaggtggagcgggcGAAGTTGAAGATGTCCCGCGCGGATGGGCACGCGGAGCGCATGCAAGAGTTGGAGGGCCGCCTCAACAAACGCGCGGCGAGTCTGGCGAGGGAGCAACTCGAGGAGGACCTGAAAGGACTGGACCAGGAACCTGAGGGCTACCCGCTCAACTTTCTGCGGCCTCACAACGACGCGGTCTTtgctgcggaggtggtgtcgctgcggcgggcaAAGAAGGAGCCGCTGGTAAGTGCGGCGAAGGTGCGCGACGCGCAAGAGGCTCTGAATGTACGCGCTCACGTGCTCGCGAGGGAGCGCATTGCGGCGGACCGCGCTCGGCTGGACCAGGAACCGGAGAATGTTCCGTTGTCACTGCTAACGCTTGAGGAAGATGCGCTGTTTGTGGCGATGGAAATGAAGCTCCGATCGCTGAAGGCTTCTGACAAGCAGAGCCCGAGGGCGatcgccgaggcggaggggcggATGAACGACCGCGTGCACGTGATGGCAGCCAAGGTGAAGGCGGAGGGCCGCGACTTTCTTCGAAGCAAGTCGTTTGATATTccgaaggagctgctggcccTGGACGCGGACAAGGCCTTTGTGGCCATGGAGAAAGAGCTTTGgaagcagaagcagcagccacatGCCCctcgctcctccagcgccgccgccgacttGCGACGCAAGCTGCAGGCGCGGGCCGACGAGGTGGGTGAAGCGCAGCTGAAGAATGACCGTGACAAGTACCTCGACATGCAGCCCGAAGGTGTGGACCTGTGCGACATCCCGCTCGACACCGACCATGCTTACCACGGAATGGAAGTCAAGCGGGCAATCCTGCTGGCCCAAGACGCGACCGGGACAAGGTCCGCAGTGGAGGAACTGGATAAGGAGCTGAATGCGCGCGCCCACGAGTTGGCGCACGAAATCGTCGTGGGCGATCGCGGCTACTTGCCTGAAGAGATGCACGGCATCCctgtggaggagctgccgctggacACGGACAGGAAGTTCATGaagctggagcggcagcgccgtgcgcACAAGCGCTCACCTGACATGAAGAAGGAAGTGGCGGCTGATGAGGAGGAGCTACGCAATCACGCGCTGAAGTTGGCGGACGAGGTGATTGCGATGGATTTGGAGCCCATCAAGGCGTCCTACCGCGGCATCGCGAAGGAGGAGCTTAACCTGCACGCTGACGTGGCGTTTCGCGAGCTCGCGaagaagcgccgccggcatcgTGGTAAGGGGCGagtcgaggcggcggaggtggccgccATCGAGGACGAAATGGACCGCCGCGCCTGTGAGATTGCCGATGACTTGATCACAGCCGAGCGTGCTTTCCTCGACCCCCAGCCGGAGGGCATGTACATTAACGAAGTTCCGCTCGATGACGACCCGACATTCCAGAAGCTGGAACAGGAGtaccgccggcgccgcagggaCCCACGCTCGGCGAAGCAGAATGGAGATGTGCTTCGCGAGCTCACCGAGGCGATGAACCGGCGCTCCCACACCCTCGCTCGGGCCGCCTTTGCAAAGACCCGCGGCTTCatggagcaggagcaggagggcATCCCGTTGGCGGAGCTCGGCCTGGACGAGGATCCAGAGTTCAAGGAGGCGGAAATCGCGCGGTACCGCATGAACCACAGCGCCTCTCCCAACGCGGCCACGGTGGCCGAGATGGAATTGCGCATGAACGAAAGAGCGAGGGAGCTTGCGTGGGCAACACTGGCTGCCGACCGCGTCTTTCTGGACCCCATGCCGGAAGGCGTGCTGCTGGgggagctgccgctggacTCGGACAAGGAGTTCGGCGACCTTGCAagagagcggcgccgtcgcaaGAAAACGCTGAAGGGAGGCATAGGTGAGGCCGAAGTCAGGGCTATCGAGGAGAAGATGAACGCTCGTTCGCACGAGCTGGCCAAGGAGTTTCtagaggcggagcgggccTTTCTGTCACGCGAACCGGAAGGTGTGCCGCTGGCTCATTTGCCCCTCAACGCCGACTCACTGTTCCGCGCAATGGAGGACGAGCGACTGCAGCTAAAACGCGAGCCTCTCGGCAACGCCGCGATTATAGCGGCAAAGGAGACGGATTTGGAGGATAGAGCACACGTGATTGCCAAGGATCTGCTTCGCAAAGAGCGCGCGTTTCTCGATCAGGAGCCGCTTGGCgtgccgctggaggagctgcctCTGAATCACGACGAGATCCTCAACCCTATCGAGCGCAAGCGCCGTGCACTGCGGAGGCATCCCAAACGCAACCACGAGGCCATTCGCGCCTGCGAAGAGCAGATGGCGGACCGCGTTGGGCAGATTGCGGAGGATTTTGTACAGAAGGAGCGGGCGTTTCTGGATCAGAACCCGGAGGGGGTCCCGCTGCGTTACCTGCCCCTCAACACAGATCGCGAGTTCCATGAGagggagctgcagcgccgtaagctgcgcctgcgccgcgaaAAGAACCGCAGCGAGCTTGCCGACACGGAGCGGAAGATGAacgagcgtgtgcacgtgctcgCCAAGGATCTGGTCCTCAAGGGTCGCGCCTTCCTGCACTCGGAGCCGTGCGGCGTGCCTATCGCAGATGTTCCGTTAAACGAAGACGAGGACTTCCGCaagatggaggagcagcgtCGTGCCCTTAAAGAGgcgggccgcagcgccgcttgcgTGAAGACGATCGAGGAAAAGCTGAACAATCGCGCCGAGGAACTGGCGCAAGGGTTGCTGGACGACGAGCGAGCCTTCATGGACTGCGCTCCGCTCGGCATTCCACTGCACGACCTGCCGCTCAACACGGACCGTCGAATGCGCGAAATTGAGCGAACGCGGCGGCATCTTCGTAAGTTTGATCCGGAAGGTGGTGCGGTCGATATTGCAGTGCTGGAGACGGGCATGAACGCTCGCGCGTACGAGTTGGCCGATCAGCTGCTGAGCAGCGACCGGGACTACCTGCAACCGGAGCCGTGTGGCGTGCCGCTAGCGGATCTCCCGCTGCACACGGATCGCATCTTCCACGAAAAGGAACTGGCGCGCTTCCGTGCGAAGAAGAAAGGTCAGACAGACCTGTTTCAGATGGAGGATGAACTGAACGAGCGGGCCatggagctggcggcggaaTTCATTCAGACGGAGCGCGCGTACCTCGACCAGGAGCCGGAGGGCATTCCACTTGAACGGCTGCCGTTGGATACGGACCCGATCTTTCACAACATTGAGctggagcggcggcgtctgaAGCGTAGCGGCGAGAACTCGCCCcaggtgctggagctggagcgcctGCTGAACCGTCGCGCGCATGAGCTGTCGATGGAGCTTCGAGGGTGGCAGGACCCGGAGTTCCACGCGGCCAATGAGCACGTGGCGGAGCAgtgggtgcgcgtgtgcgatcTGTACCCCGAGGGCCGCTACGAGGACTTCGTGCCGGCAGCCCTGGCGCCGGGTGACGTCGTGTCCGCGCCGCAGGACATGAGCTACCTTGTCCCGTTCATTGCCGCTCTGGCGCAGCacccggtgctgctgcggcgtctcATAGTTACGAAGGAGGCCCCAGTCAACGCACCTTACACGTTCATCTTCTTCGATCCCCACGGCAATCCTGTATACGTAGATGTCGACGACCGCGTGCCGTGCGACGACAATCGGGAGCCGAAGTTCGCGCAGTCGCCATACAACCTATGGTACCCGCTGTTGCTGGAGAAAGCGTACGCCAAGTTCGTCGGCGGCTACGACCAGCTCATCAACTGTACCTCTCTGGAGACGCTGCGTGACCTTACGGGTCGCCCTGTGACGCACACCCCTTTCAAACGGAAGCTGGCGGAGGCTGGCAACCTCGACAACTATATGACCGTGGACTTCTGGCTAGGCGTGAAAGAGGGCATGGCGCGCGGTGACGTGGTCGTATGCTCGTCAAACGCTGAGGTACCGAATGGCATTCATCCCTGCTGCAGCTACGCGCTCGTCGACGTGGTCATCACGCTGGAGGGCTCCGTGAACCCGTCCGACATTGTCATCAAGCTGGAGAACTCGTACCGCAATGGTGAGCCGGTCTACACCGGTCCACTCTGCCACACGGACGTGAACTGGAgcctggcgctgcagcgcgtgtgccAGTACGACCCGGAGAGGGACGACGTGCTCTACCTGCCCCTGCCCACGTTTGTGCGCAACTTCTCGAGCATGC
Coding sequences:
- a CDS encoding putative cysteine peptidase, Clan CA, family C2 — its product is MSSLFTEVPDSNTLFKDTEFIASNQDVADQWVSIRDLYPSGVNQPLLPEVFSREQFGQGNHYECFMLSALATLIRFPDVIRNCFVTKKVRQDGRYTFQFFRGQEWVKVEIDDTIPLEDDAVLYARSPTEHWWPLLLEKAYAKFYTGYDHLEGCTLQETFHDLTGNPVLNIPMDAKLAKAAGVNTKDGPYWLLMGECLLRGDHVLSALTKDAELESIGMQSEQQYAILGIFSLTGSSALDDIVIHLHNPFEDDEYEYSGPLNKNDSKWTAKLRQQYPVDDRYSIFIPLKLFLKSVNSIQHCFMRTIDAVSQTYSAAWKSESAGGNPTSVLWRKNPLFLVRNSGPAEVKIVTMIQQEDQRRFSDPDSDTTYAQCGVVVTRFTYQHPIPTFYVTGNSHKTIFKGLFLNSRDVSNVFTIPGHSMCYLVPCTMQKGVEASFQLSLYHLKDQDYSQLSVEQLTIPGMNWAGPATKDIELCQKKKDRADFYVDEGTDIHILTHQTKPYVSKSGGDAMTEDYMGMYLYDDTDRKIAGVHAATNFREISIIHRLPRSGRYAISITCPRAKGEVPAYITIVGSHASNVRIVDPPEDATMFDDEDIIDEGEDAALVHNPIDYVPVVFDVAHHDEQAESDSPFEDKRFYVDNRGATSEPWVHIGDLYPEGKTRPLLPNELSRDQFGQGDHYDCSTLTAFAALLEHHPDVIRNCFISKNPRKDGRYTFQFHRYGQWIKVEIDDRIPMVKGDTVFCRSPTHHWWPLLLEKAYAKFYTLYQNLENLSQEEVFHDYTGRPCISVSTDPAQAKVNMSYFDEAPYWKELASKLPDLCTTALASGREAEQYGLLKGRHYAVLDIVSIADGERVSDMLVKMYNPYEDSPYTGPMNAKDDAWTSELQSRFRPGDDSHAFYIPADNFVTAFSAMQMGYVGGLAEPSRHFNSEWGQDTNGGDTSLISWRKNPLFIFSNPTNDVVQLVAMLRQPDQRHLLHTMPNQELVYPMKGLSVAQANPSAAGIPTYLVTLDNHRLIHHEKPLAVREVTNVLTIPPQSVCYVAGHCNNRAVSKFLLSYWFMRGEDGEKLRIERYRPKVAQHQPAIAHVDLGNRASERVDFLIDTPTEVHAVLRQEKAFESPQGGDVIAQDYVGVYLYDLQNNCIKGLPSAMNYREVSLVTHLAKPGHYVFFITCPHSSGDVPCRVEIAADEDAHVRITETPQNAAALSALDMAFLDAHPESIPLSELPIDRDLPFQDDLAALERLLSDPSASAEEIQRLKDCLNERAHALAKAILASERPIYLISHDLHALNPLLDDDQAYMDAERERYYLKQDLRNHYKLPAQEAKLRSIADSIADELLHVDLSFIEARPEGIPRDAIPMISDKAFAEMTTDLLRLRRRPEPNPSAIRDAEHRLNERAKELARAMHDTERTYLDQQPQLVPLELLPLNTDESFCAEEDELRQLLQSSPSAQQTIAALQAKLNNHAHELARQLKDGERGKLLAASYEGIPTSELPLDTDAAFHEMEVERLRRVRTCADADADAEVARLEDEMRNRARDLAVSKKASERVMLRSMETPLTSGQLDALLDKDAETADMERRLRELRKKPDKNAAAIKALEEEVQKRAQELADGHLAEERSKCLAAEYGGRTMGALPLCDDAAYRDAEAAYMKMLESDHADAAALQRLIDTMNERAAGIAHDMNVADRAKYLPKALRGVPLRALPLDDDDEFRRLEHERARAAGTPGHKAEVEALEAQLLARADELARARLAGDRAYLAPEPAGIPLELVPLDEDAEFCAKEAQRAELKENGKADRSGIALRETELNARAVEVAQQLKDGERGKLLAASYEGIPTSELPLDTDAAFHEMEVEWLRLKVMDRQPNGATKSSLHAALNRRAADLARSLRVADLSSVEAAPLGLSKELLDLHNDSVCAVLIKEVRQLRQNAVGNTAVLREKESALNDRAFEVARRLLSGDRLSYLGPKPLSILLEHIPLDEDDVFHALEVERSMMKVTDPANSVAAVRKAENMLKDRACQLAELVMKEDLANFPPNYHGICTKDLKPHFDRLFSEAAEKRRAGMRDRTITFKENLEQIMDDRLNELALERKEGELYFIDPNPEGVPLPELPLSTDKAFNDLRQGRQELKESDPMENRKAIAGLEDEMNRRAAELARSVLSSDLDGLDKLPLGIPLDLLKPRQDAEVVRLIEELRRSKRLPQLKHNVAELQAKLNERVHELATAALEEGRDAYLDPHPEGVPREILPLRTDAVFQKEVQRAILRLQDPAKHAGAIAHLESELKACVKELALAQKEEDLRGLDQQPHDLPLTLLQPHQDAQLGKMIDELRWLKASEGDQHIAVKEVQSRMNDRCYAMADSAMKGDRCYLDPKPEKVPLRRLPLDTDAAFHALEVERAKLKLTDPRKNEHKIAGLEAQLNSRAAELARAVKKADLKSVEQTPRGIPLELLNLHEDPTFSALIAEKEQLPEGHSADLAARLLSSMNECAMKAADKLLRGDRGYLDQDPEGLPLGHLPLDTDTAFHEMEVERALLKARDPVKNSSTIKDLEAQLNKRAHDLANAALAMDRGYLSPRPEGVSIEELPLFTDSKFHSLEVERAKLKMSRADGHAERMQELEGRLNKRAASLAREQLEEDLKGLDQEPEGYPLNFLRPHNDAVFAAEVVSLRRAKKEPLVSAAKVRDAQEALNVRAHVLARERIAADRARLDQEPENVPLSLLTLEEDALFVAMEMKLRSLKASDKQSPRAIAEAEGRMNDRVHVMAAKVKAEGRDFLRSKSFDIPKELLALDADKAFVAMEKELWKQKQQPHAPRSSSAAADLRRKLQARADEVGEAQLKNDRDKYLDMQPEGVDLCDIPLDTDHAYHGMEVKRAILLAQDATGTRSAVEELDKELNARAHELAHEIVVGDRGYLPEEMHGIPVEELPLDTDRKFMKLERQRRAHKRSPDMKKEVAADEEELRNHALKLADEVIAMDLEPIKASYRGIAKEELNLHADVAFRELAKKRRRHRGKGRVEAAEVAAIEDEMDRRACEIADDLITAERAFLDPQPEGMYINEVPLDDDPTFQKLEQEYRRRRRDPRSAKQNGDVLRELTEAMNRRSHTLARAAFAKTRGFMEQEQEGIPLAELGLDEDPEFKEAEIARYRMNHSASPNAATVAEMELRMNERARELAWATLAADRVFLDPMPEGVLLGELPLDSDKEFGDLARERRRRKKTLKGGIGEAEVRAIEEKMNARSHELAKEFLEAERAFLSREPEGVPLAHLPLNADSLFRAMEDERLQLKREPLGNAAIIAAKETDLEDRAHVIAKDLLRKERAFLDQEPLGVPLEELPLNHDEILNPIERKRRALRRHPKRNHEAIRACEEQMADRVGQIAEDFVQKERAFLDQNPEGVPLRYLPLNTDREFHERELQRRKLRLRREKNRSELADTERKMNERVHVLAKDLVLKGRAFLHSEPCGVPIADVPLNEDEDFRKMEEQRRALKEAGRSAACVKTIEEKLNNRAEELAQGLLDDERAFMDCAPLGIPLHDLPLNTDRRMREIERTRRHLRKFDPEGGAVDIAVLETGMNARAYELADQLLSSDRDYLQPEPCGVPLADLPLHTDRIFHEKELARFRAKKKGQTDLFQMEDELNERAMELAAEFIQTERAYLDQEPEGIPLERLPLDTDPIFHNIELERRRLKRSGENSPQVLELERLLNRRAHELSMELRGWQDPEFHAANEHVAEQWVRVCDLYPEGRYEDFVPAALAPGDVVSAPQDMSYLVPFIAALAQHPVLLRRLIVTKEAPVNAPYTFIFFDPHGNPVYVDVDDRVPCDDNREPKFAQSPYNLWYPLLLEKAYAKFVGGYDQLINCTSLETLRDLTGRPVTHTPFKRKLAEAGNLDNYMTVDFWLGVKEGMARGDVVVCSSNAEVPNGIHPCCSYALVDVVITLEGSVNPSDIVIKLENSYRNGEPVYTGPLCHTDVNWSLALQRVCQYDPERDDVLYLPLPTFVRNFSSMQTCHINCGDRLTVAGMWNDRTSGGNANFTTFRNNPIFILQNNSSRPATVLAELRHAAPQFVDPEGRSHYPQSGIALMEPTSSTAPLTPLITNSTARFLHKSIMLDSREVCSVMEVPAHSTCLFIPYTANPGQHGAFYVSVYPGSAKVALTPLHYCGLSREPKSAAVTLTPGAEGQRVDFTISSPCDVHVLLRQEKMTDRMAAIKGDAIAEDDVVMVAFSDQAMKLTSSGDPTNAREHSLVFRAEKPGYYSLLLTSPNEPFSGDNPCTVSIFTPKRVMVRFVAPPAGARQLQHTRFPKLPQKLAAALGGNNPRQSRGASTACQSQQRQHDERLPPLRKNGASTLSSGSVSRGDRFTCSF